Proteins encoded in a region of the Zea mays cultivar B73 chromosome 2, Zm-B73-REFERENCE-NAM-5.0, whole genome shotgun sequence genome:
- the LOC100191715 gene encoding chlorophyll a-b binding protein has translation MALVSASSSSTTAVTALPRNGQRASSSFLGGKTLLRQAEAARPSFAVRAAADPNRPIWFPGSTPPPWLDGSLPGDFGFDPWGLGSDPESLRWNVQAELVHCRWAMLGAAGIFIPEFLTKIGVLNTPFWYTAGEQQYFTDTTTLFIIELILIGWAEGRRWADIIKPGSVNTDPIFPSNKLTGTDVGYPGGLWFDPLGWGSGSPEKIKELRTKEIKNGRLAMLAVMGAWFQAEYTGTGPIDNLFAHLADPGHATIFQAFTPK, from the exons ATGGCACTCGTCTCCGCCTCCTCGTCCTCCACCACCGCCGTCACGGCGCTCCCCAGGAATGGGCAGCGGGCGTCGTCCTCCTTCCTCGGCGGCAAGACGCTGCTGAGACAGGCCGAGGCGGCCCGGCCGTCGTTCGCCGTGCGCGCCGCGGCGGACCCCAACAGGCCGATCTGGTTCCCCGGCAGCACCCCTCCGCCGTGGCTCGACGGCAG CCTTCCCGGCGACTTCGGCTTTGATCCCTGGGGCCTCG GATCTGACCCGGAGAGCCTGCGGTGGAACGTGCAGGCGGAGCTGGTGCACTGCCGGTGGGCGATGCTCGGCGCGGCGGGCATCTTCATCCCGGAGTTTCTGACCAAGATCGGCGTCCTCAACACACCCTTCTGGTACACCGCCGGCGAGCAGCAGTACTTCACCGACACCACCACCCTCTTCATCATCGAGCTCATCCTCATCGGCTGGGCCGAGGGCCGCCGCTGGGCTGACATCATCAAGCCCGGAAGCGTCAACACCGACCCCATCTTCCCCAGCAACAAGCTCACCGGCACCGACGTCGG GTACCCTGGTGGCCTCTGGTTTGACCCGCTCGGCTGGGGCAGCGGCTCGCCGGAGAAGATCAAGGAGCTGCGCACCAAGGAGATCAAGAACGGACGCCTCGCCATGCTCGCCGTCATGGGCGcctggttccaggccgagtacacCGGCACCGGCCCCATCGACAACCTCTTCGCCCACCTCGCCGACCCTGGCCACGCCACCATCTTCCAG GCCTTCACCCCCAAATGA